A window of the Hordeum vulgare subsp. vulgare chromosome 5H, MorexV3_pseudomolecules_assembly, whole genome shotgun sequence genome harbors these coding sequences:
- the LOC123398111 gene encoding transcription factor IIIB 60 kDa subunit-like isoform X1 produces MVYCGHCQDYCPCVKDPDNGITCCGICGKVLDQDIYDDGPSFVKDPSGQSRLNGSIIKAIEDGCSISRERTEAKGRDEIWQIVHGLHVSGGDDIVCTAHNFYKLALDNSFTKGRRTTHVAAACLYIACRRGEKPYLLIDFSDYLHISVYVLGAVFLQLCQVLLLGEHPIVQKLVDPCLFIHRFTERLLGKRNNAVSDTALRIVASMKRDWMQTGRKPSGLCGAALYIAALSHGYDYTKADIAAVVHVCEATLFKRLIEFENTDSGSSTIEDFLAKADEETVLKCSAKYGEVLCEHKDKGAEHFSHGLCEECYDNFIELSGGLEGGADPPAFRRAEKHRQDAAKRSKETAVVEETLCELHSSDVEDNIMSPGKNFGGKSSTISSSQTANDFVAPDHPEVEGENGKADSDPENLSDIDDVEVDGYLHNEEETQNKKIIWEEMNKEYLEEQAAKEALAAELAARGVSVGEGRPKKRKRNEDNSTPAETPAEATCNMLKRKGIGSKINVEAVSGLYNTEDGVGKSNGKDDVHFDEEYEQDIGYGETFDASYDYCLDADYNNEGYVDEGGGGAYDDYHDADY; encoded by the exons ATGGTGTACTGTGGTCACTGTCAGGATTACTGCCCGTGTGTAAAGGACCCTGACAACGGGATCAC ATGTTGTGGAATATGCGGGAAGGTTCTTGATCAGGACATTTATGATGATGGGCCTTCTTTTGTTAAGGACCCCTCGGGACAG AGCCGGTTAAATGGATCAATTATTAAAGCAATTGAGGATGGCTGTTCAATATCCCGTGAAAGAACCGAAGCGAAAG GGAGAGACGAGATTTGGCAGATTGTCCATGGCTTGCATGTGAGTGGTGGAGATGATATCGTTTGCACTGCTCATAACTTTTATAAA CTAGCTCTTGACAATAGCTTCACGAAGGGACGCCGGACAACTCATGTTGCAGCTGCTTGTCTTTACATTGCTTGCCG GCGAGGTGAAAAACCTtatcttcttattgatttctcgGACTATTTGCATATAAGTGT TTATGTCCTAGGTGCTGTTTTTCTGCAGCTTTGCCAAGTTTTGCTACTCGGAGAACACCCAATTGTTCAAAAGCTTGTAGATCCTTGCCTTTTCATCCATCGTTTTACCGAAC GTCTACTGGGAAAAAGGAACAATGCTGTCTCAGACACAGCTTTACGCATTGTAGCTAGCATGAAGCGAGACTGGATGCAG ACTGGGAGGAAGCCAAGTGGTTTATGTGGTGCAGCATTATACATTGCCGCACTTTCTCATGGATATGATTATACCAAGGCAGATATT GCTGCTGTTGTGCATGTCTGTGAGGCAACTCTATTTAAGCGCTTGATAGAGTTTGAAAATACAGATTCTGGTAGCTCAACG ATTGAAGATTTTTTGGCAAAGGCTGATGAAGAGACAGTTCTAAAATGTTCAGCCAAGTATGGAGAAGTCCTTTGCGAGCACAAGGATAAGGGTGCTGAGCATTTTTCTCATGGACTTTGTGAGGAATGCTACGACAAT TTCATTGAACTGTCAGGTGGACTGGAGGGTGGTGCTGACCCTCCAGCTTTCCGGCGAGCTGAAAAACACAGACAGGATGCTGCTAAAAGATCTAAGGAAACTGCCGTGGTCGAGGAAACATTATGTGAGTTACATAGTTCTGATGTTGAGGATAACATCATGAGCCCTGGGAAG AACTTTGGAGGCAAATCTTCGACAATTAGTTCCAGTCAAACTGCAAATGATTTTGTTGCCCCCGACCATCCTGAAGTGGAAG GTGAAAATGGTAAAGCTGATTCTGATCCTGAAAATCTTTCTGATATTGATGATGTGGAG GTTGACGGGTATCTTCACAATGAGGAAGAAACACAGAACAAAAAGATCATCTGGGAGGAAATGAACAAAGAATACCTAGAG GAACAAGCTGCAAAGGAAGCTTTAGCGGCTGAATTGGCAGCGAGAGGTGTATCTGTTGGAGAGGGACGACCGAAG AAACGGAAACGTAATGAGGACAACTCCACACCTGCTGAAACACCAGCAGAAGCAACATGCAACATGTTGAAACGGAAG GGAATTGGGTCAAAAATCAATGTTGAAGCTGTTAGTGGATTGTACAAT ACTGAAGATGGAGTTGGCAAATCAAATGGCAAAGATGATGTGCACTTTGATGAGGAATATGAACAGGATATCGGTTATGGTGAAACATTTGATGCTAGTTATGACTATTGTCTCGACGCTGATTACAACAACGAAGGCTACGTTGATGAGGGTGGTGGTGGAGCCtatgatgattatcatgatgctgattactag
- the LOC123398111 gene encoding transcription factor IIIB 60 kDa subunit-like isoform X2 encodes MVYCGHCQDYCPCVKDPDNGITCCGICGKVLDQDIYDDGPSFVKDPSGQSRLNGSIIKAIEDGCSISRERTEAKGRDEIWQIVHGLHLALDNSFTKGRRTTHVAAACLYIACRRGEKPYLLIDFSDYLHISVYVLGAVFLQLCQVLLLGEHPIVQKLVDPCLFIHRFTERLLGKRNNAVSDTALRIVASMKRDWMQTGRKPSGLCGAALYIAALSHGYDYTKADIAAVVHVCEATLFKRLIEFENTDSGSSTIEDFLAKADEETVLKCSAKYGEVLCEHKDKGAEHFSHGLCEECYDNFIELSGGLEGGADPPAFRRAEKHRQDAAKRSKETAVVEETLCELHSSDVEDNIMSPGKNFGGKSSTISSSQTANDFVAPDHPEVEGENGKADSDPENLSDIDDVEVDGYLHNEEETQNKKIIWEEMNKEYLEEQAAKEALAAELAARGVSVGEGRPKKRKRNEDNSTPAETPAEATCNMLKRKGIGSKINVEAVSGLYNTEDGVGKSNGKDDVHFDEEYEQDIGYGETFDASYDYCLDADYNNEGYVDEGGGGAYDDYHDADY; translated from the exons ATGGTGTACTGTGGTCACTGTCAGGATTACTGCCCGTGTGTAAAGGACCCTGACAACGGGATCAC ATGTTGTGGAATATGCGGGAAGGTTCTTGATCAGGACATTTATGATGATGGGCCTTCTTTTGTTAAGGACCCCTCGGGACAG AGCCGGTTAAATGGATCAATTATTAAAGCAATTGAGGATGGCTGTTCAATATCCCGTGAAAGAACCGAAGCGAAAG GGAGAGACGAGATTTGGCAGATTGTCCATGGCTTGCAT CTAGCTCTTGACAATAGCTTCACGAAGGGACGCCGGACAACTCATGTTGCAGCTGCTTGTCTTTACATTGCTTGCCG GCGAGGTGAAAAACCTtatcttcttattgatttctcgGACTATTTGCATATAAGTGT TTATGTCCTAGGTGCTGTTTTTCTGCAGCTTTGCCAAGTTTTGCTACTCGGAGAACACCCAATTGTTCAAAAGCTTGTAGATCCTTGCCTTTTCATCCATCGTTTTACCGAAC GTCTACTGGGAAAAAGGAACAATGCTGTCTCAGACACAGCTTTACGCATTGTAGCTAGCATGAAGCGAGACTGGATGCAG ACTGGGAGGAAGCCAAGTGGTTTATGTGGTGCAGCATTATACATTGCCGCACTTTCTCATGGATATGATTATACCAAGGCAGATATT GCTGCTGTTGTGCATGTCTGTGAGGCAACTCTATTTAAGCGCTTGATAGAGTTTGAAAATACAGATTCTGGTAGCTCAACG ATTGAAGATTTTTTGGCAAAGGCTGATGAAGAGACAGTTCTAAAATGTTCAGCCAAGTATGGAGAAGTCCTTTGCGAGCACAAGGATAAGGGTGCTGAGCATTTTTCTCATGGACTTTGTGAGGAATGCTACGACAAT TTCATTGAACTGTCAGGTGGACTGGAGGGTGGTGCTGACCCTCCAGCTTTCCGGCGAGCTGAAAAACACAGACAGGATGCTGCTAAAAGATCTAAGGAAACTGCCGTGGTCGAGGAAACATTATGTGAGTTACATAGTTCTGATGTTGAGGATAACATCATGAGCCCTGGGAAG AACTTTGGAGGCAAATCTTCGACAATTAGTTCCAGTCAAACTGCAAATGATTTTGTTGCCCCCGACCATCCTGAAGTGGAAG GTGAAAATGGTAAAGCTGATTCTGATCCTGAAAATCTTTCTGATATTGATGATGTGGAG GTTGACGGGTATCTTCACAATGAGGAAGAAACACAGAACAAAAAGATCATCTGGGAGGAAATGAACAAAGAATACCTAGAG GAACAAGCTGCAAAGGAAGCTTTAGCGGCTGAATTGGCAGCGAGAGGTGTATCTGTTGGAGAGGGACGACCGAAG AAACGGAAACGTAATGAGGACAACTCCACACCTGCTGAAACACCAGCAGAAGCAACATGCAACATGTTGAAACGGAAG GGAATTGGGTCAAAAATCAATGTTGAAGCTGTTAGTGGATTGTACAAT ACTGAAGATGGAGTTGGCAAATCAAATGGCAAAGATGATGTGCACTTTGATGAGGAATATGAACAGGATATCGGTTATGGTGAAACATTTGATGCTAGTTATGACTATTGTCTCGACGCTGATTACAACAACGAAGGCTACGTTGATGAGGGTGGTGGTGGAGCCtatgatgattatcatgatgctgattactag